In Saccharicrinis fermentans DSM 9555 = JCM 21142, a genomic segment contains:
- the dtd gene encoding D-aminoacyl-tRNA deacylase has product MRVVVQRVSEASVTINNNIVSSIQNGLLVLLGITNDDDKNDIEWLCKKIANLRIFSDHSGVMNQSLLDVNGELLIVSQFTLYAKTKKGNRPSYIEAAKTEVSKPLYEAFISYAGQLLGKEVKTGVFGAQMKVSLTNNGPVTIIIDSKNRE; this is encoded by the coding sequence ATGCGTGTAGTTGTTCAAAGAGTATCTGAAGCTTCAGTTACGATAAATAATAATATAGTTTCTTCTATTCAAAATGGTCTTTTGGTTTTATTGGGCATTACGAATGATGATGATAAAAACGATATTGAATGGCTTTGTAAAAAAATTGCCAATCTTAGAATTTTTTCCGACCATAGTGGTGTGATGAATCAATCATTACTAGATGTCAATGGTGAATTATTAATTGTGAGTCAATTCACCCTTTATGCAAAAACAAAGAAGGGTAATCGACCTTCCTATATTGAAGCTGCCAAAACGGAGGTATCTAAGCCGTTATATGAAGCTTTTATTTCTTATGCAGGGCAGTTGTTAGGTAAGGAGGTTAAAACGGGCGTATTTGGGGCTCAAATGAAAGTTTCACTAACTAATAACGGACCTGTGACCATTATTATTGATTCTAAGAATAGAGAATAA
- a CDS encoding lipoate--protein ligase — MRIILSKKSDPFQNLASEEYLLKNFKDDIFFLYINSKSIIVGKHQNTLAEINYKFVKENNIPVVRRLSGGGTVFHDPGNINFCFITSGIKGELVNFKKYTSPIVAFLKSIGIQAHFGGRNDILIDGCKISGNASHVFKNRVMHHGTLLFNSQLGSLTQSLKNDPLKFKDKAVKSVRSKVTNIHEHLKESKTVELFVQELTEYIIKNYECESYNISDKDYEYINDLVKNKFNTWNWNFGYSPKYELKKRIKSASGKRFEIVLKVNKGTIIEAAIKSNATDKNKIQELESSMINCFHETKSLKEKTTTLFLGWEELKQQELLEALF, encoded by the coding sequence ATGCGAATTATACTCAGTAAAAAAAGCGATCCTTTTCAAAATTTAGCCAGCGAAGAATATTTATTAAAAAATTTTAAAGACGACATATTTTTTCTCTACATCAATTCTAAAAGTATTATTGTAGGTAAACATCAAAATACGCTTGCTGAAATTAATTATAAATTTGTTAAAGAAAATAATATACCAGTTGTAAGAAGGCTATCTGGTGGAGGGACGGTATTTCATGATCCAGGTAATATCAATTTTTGTTTTATCACTTCAGGCATCAAAGGCGAATTGGTAAATTTTAAAAAATACACAAGTCCCATTGTTGCCTTCTTAAAATCTATTGGAATACAAGCTCATTTTGGAGGGAGAAATGACATTTTAATAGATGGATGCAAAATTAGTGGTAATGCCTCCCACGTGTTTAAAAATAGGGTTATGCATCATGGTACATTACTTTTTAATAGTCAATTGGGTTCATTAACACAATCATTGAAAAACGACCCACTAAAATTCAAAGACAAGGCGGTGAAATCGGTTAGAAGTAAAGTGACAAATATTCATGAGCACCTAAAAGAAAGTAAAACAGTAGAACTATTTGTACAAGAGCTGACTGAATACATCATAAAAAATTACGAGTGTGAATCTTATAATATATCAGATAAGGACTATGAGTACATTAATGACTTAGTAAAAAATAAATTTAATACATGGAACTGGAATTTTGGCTATAGTCCCAAATATGAACTTAAGAAGCGAATTAAATCAGCGTCAGGTAAACGTTTCGAAATAGTATTAAAAGTAAACAAAGGTACTATAATAGAAGCAGCTATTAAATCGAATGCCACCGATAAGAACAAAATTCAAGAACTAGAGTCAAGCATGATAAACTGTTTCCACGAAACAAAATCATTAAAAGAAAAAACAACCACCCTATTTTTAGGATGGGAAGAATTAAAACAACAAGAACTATTGGAAGCCTTATTTTAG